The following proteins come from a genomic window of Micromonospora echinofusca:
- a CDS encoding aminotransferase class IV has protein sequence MVASRIAVPGRGLVPPGEPVLRGDDLGVLHGDGLFETMHLRAGLPWLRDAHLARLARAAAAVDLALPAADVLVGLLDAVRAGWPAEMEGALRLVCTRGPEGGGPPTGYATLAEVPAAARAARRDGVTVATLPLGVAARARAELDWLPAGIKSTSYAVSTAARRWAARAGVNDALWLSSDGYALEGPTANLIWLTGDTLRTVPAAETGILPGVTAAWLLGHAHELGLRAEERLVTPAELRTADGVWLSSSVRGLVEVHTLDGVPLRRCARTPALQAFLGFPRA, from the coding sequence ATGGTGGCGTCGAGGATCGCGGTGCCGGGGCGCGGGCTGGTGCCACCCGGGGAGCCGGTGCTGCGCGGCGACGACCTGGGCGTGCTGCACGGCGACGGGCTCTTCGAGACGATGCACCTGCGCGCCGGGCTCCCGTGGCTGCGCGACGCCCACCTGGCCCGGCTGGCCCGGGCGGCGGCGGCCGTCGACCTGGCGCTGCCCGCCGCCGACGTGCTGGTCGGGCTGCTGGACGCCGTACGCGCCGGCTGGCCCGCCGAGATGGAGGGGGCGCTGCGGCTGGTCTGCACCCGGGGCCCGGAGGGCGGCGGCCCACCGACCGGCTACGCCACGCTGGCCGAGGTGCCGGCGGCTGCCCGGGCGGCCCGCCGCGACGGCGTCACCGTGGCGACCCTGCCGCTCGGCGTCGCGGCGCGGGCCCGCGCCGAACTCGACTGGCTGCCGGCCGGGATCAAGTCCACCTCGTACGCGGTGAGCACCGCCGCCCGCCGGTGGGCCGCCCGCGCGGGCGTAAACGACGCGCTCTGGCTCTCCTCCGACGGGTACGCGCTGGAGGGGCCCACGGCCAACCTGATCTGGCTGACCGGTGACACCCTCCGCACGGTGCCCGCCGCCGAGACCGGCATCCTGCCGGGCGTGACCGCCGCCTGGCTCCTCGGGCACGCCCACGAGCTGGGCCTGCGCGCCGAGGAGCGCCTGGTCACCCCCGCCGAGTTGCGTACCGCCGACGGCGTCTGGCTCAGCTCGTCCGTCCGCGGCCTGGTGGAGGTGCACACCCTGGACGGTGTCCCGCTGCGCCGCTGCGCGCGTACGCCCGCCCTCCAGGCGTTCCTGGGCTTTCCCCGCGCGTGA
- a CDS encoding Fur family transcriptional regulator — MSESSLAEMLRARGLRLTAQRQLILQAVLELGHATPEQVHTAVREVAAGVNITTIYRTLELLERLGLVTHTHLSHGSPTYHAAGEDQHVHLVCRECGAIDEIDPELLRPLADELASRRGFRVDIGHVSFFGVCVRCENGDRK, encoded by the coding sequence GTGTCCGAATCCTCCCTCGCGGAAATGCTCCGGGCCCGTGGGCTCCGGCTGACGGCGCAACGGCAGTTGATCCTCCAGGCCGTGCTGGAGCTGGGGCACGCCACCCCGGAGCAGGTGCACACAGCCGTCCGGGAGGTCGCCGCAGGGGTCAACATCACCACCATCTACCGCACGCTGGAGCTGCTGGAACGGCTCGGCCTGGTCACCCACACCCACCTCTCGCACGGCTCGCCGACCTACCACGCGGCCGGCGAGGACCAGCACGTCCACCTCGTCTGCCGGGAGTGCGGGGCGATCGACGAGATCGATCCGGAGCTGCTGCGTCCGCTGGCCGACGAGTTGGCGAGCCGGCGCGGGTTCCGGGTCGACATCGGCCATGTCTCGTTCTTCGGCGTCTGCGTCCGCTGCGAGAACGGGGACCGGAAATGA
- the ygfZ gene encoding CAF17-like 4Fe-4S cluster assembly/insertion protein YgfZ, whose amino-acid sequence MIDIAGAVSVESIDEASRDQPEPAHAAAGVRGVAAHYGDPMREQRTLDTAVGLVDRSHRGVVAVPGEERIGWLHTLTSQHLAQLGAGQGTELLVLSPHGHVEQHAMVAEDGVTTWLDTEPGATAGLLSYLERMRFFSKVEPRDVTAEHALLSLVGPEAPAAVETLGVTGLAAPDVVAVPGPKFRAGELPPRPTALYDVRPLPVGGWARRGPLGVDLLVPRAAMEQVVTQLRGDGVPVAGLWAYEAVRVAARRARVGVDTDHRTIPAEVDLVAPAVHLDKGCYRGQETVARVHNMGRPPRRLVLLHLDGVTTDQPPVAGTPVTLDGRAVGFVGTAVHHHELGQVALAVVKRNVADDARLLIGETAAAIDPV is encoded by the coding sequence ATGATCGACATCGCGGGTGCGGTGAGCGTCGAGAGCATCGACGAGGCCAGCCGGGACCAGCCCGAGCCGGCGCACGCGGCGGCCGGCGTGCGGGGGGTGGCGGCACACTACGGCGACCCGATGCGCGAGCAGCGCACCCTCGACACGGCGGTCGGCCTGGTCGACCGGTCGCACCGGGGCGTCGTCGCGGTGCCGGGCGAGGAGCGGATCGGCTGGCTGCACACCCTCACCAGCCAGCACCTGGCGCAGCTCGGCGCCGGCCAGGGCACGGAGCTGCTGGTGCTCTCCCCGCACGGGCACGTCGAGCAGCACGCCATGGTCGCCGAGGACGGCGTCACCACCTGGCTCGACACCGAGCCGGGCGCCACCGCGGGCCTGCTGTCGTACCTGGAGCGGATGCGGTTCTTCAGCAAGGTCGAGCCGCGCGACGTGACCGCCGAGCACGCGCTGCTGTCGCTGGTCGGGCCCGAGGCGCCGGCCGCGGTGGAGACGCTCGGCGTGACCGGGCTGGCGGCGCCCGACGTGGTCGCGGTGCCGGGTCCGAAGTTCCGCGCCGGCGAGCTGCCGCCGCGGCCCACCGCGCTGTACGACGTGCGCCCGTTGCCCGTGGGCGGCTGGGCGCGCCGGGGCCCGCTCGGCGTCGACCTGCTGGTGCCCCGGGCCGCGATGGAGCAGGTGGTCACCCAGCTGCGGGGCGACGGGGTGCCGGTTGCCGGGCTGTGGGCGTACGAGGCGGTGCGGGTGGCCGCCCGGCGGGCCCGGGTCGGGGTGGACACCGACCATCGGACGATCCCGGCCGAGGTGGACCTCGTCGCCCCGGCCGTGCACCTGGACAAGGGCTGCTACCGGGGCCAGGAGACCGTGGCCCGGGTGCACAACATGGGCCGGCCGCCGCGTCGGCTCGTACTGCTGCACCTGGACGGCGTGACCACCGACCAGCCGCCGGTCGCCGGCACGCCGGTGACCCTCGACGGTCGGGCGGTCGGTTTCGTCGGCACGGCCGTGCACCACCACGAGCTGGGCCAGGTCGCCCTGGCCGTGGTCAAGCGCAACGTGGCCGACGACGCCCGCCTGCTCATCGGCGAGACCGCCGCCGCGATCGATCCGGTCTGA
- a CDS encoding BKACE family enzyme has translation MTTGTLITVAPTGAESAKAEVPALPVTLDELLLTAKECEALGAAVIHVHIRDDEAKPTLDQGRLRETVAALRESTDLIVQLSSGGAVTDPEADRLAVLDAGPDMASCTMGTLNFGDDVFLNRWEFIVDLHTRMQERGIVPEYEIFDLGHLTALQRLLGKYGLPAGGHVHVDFVMGVPGGMPGTTATLVAAHQALRDLPEGTTFSATGIGRSTIPVMLASLSAGGHLRVGMEDTVTYAKGRPVESNMQLVARAVGFAQLAQRPPLTTAEARGLLGVPNAGR, from the coding sequence ATGACGACAGGGACGTTGATCACGGTTGCCCCCACCGGCGCGGAGTCGGCCAAGGCCGAGGTGCCGGCGCTGCCGGTGACTCTCGACGAGCTGCTGCTCACCGCCAAGGAGTGCGAGGCGCTCGGCGCCGCCGTGATCCACGTCCACATCCGCGACGACGAGGCGAAGCCGACCCTCGACCAGGGGCGGCTGCGGGAGACCGTGGCGGCGCTGCGGGAGAGCACCGACCTGATCGTGCAGCTCTCCTCCGGCGGCGCGGTGACCGACCCGGAGGCCGACCGGCTCGCGGTGCTCGACGCCGGGCCGGACATGGCCTCCTGCACGATGGGCACGCTCAACTTCGGCGACGACGTCTTCCTCAACCGCTGGGAGTTCATCGTCGACCTGCACACCCGGATGCAGGAGCGGGGCATCGTGCCCGAGTACGAGATCTTCGACCTCGGCCACCTCACCGCCCTGCAACGGCTGCTCGGCAAGTACGGCCTGCCGGCCGGCGGGCACGTGCACGTCGATTTCGTGATGGGCGTGCCGGGCGGCATGCCGGGCACCACGGCCACGCTGGTCGCCGCCCACCAGGCGCTGCGCGACCTGCCCGAGGGCACCACCTTCTCGGCCACCGGCATCGGCCGCAGCACCATCCCGGTCATGCTGGCCTCGCTCTCGGCCGGCGGGCACCTACGGGTCGGCATGGAGGACACGGTGACCTACGCCAAGGGCCGCCCGGTGGAGTCCAACATGCAGCTCGTCGCCAGGGCGGTCGGCTTCGCCCAGCTCGCCCAGCGGCCGCCGTTGACCACCGCCGAGGCGCGCGGTCTGCTCGGCGTGCCCAACGCCGGCCGGTAA
- a CDS encoding asparaginase: MGKTYEGGAPLAEVVRSGFVEGVHRGSVVVLDASGQTVTGAGDVNSPVFPRSSNKPMQAVGMLRAGLTLADSADVALVSASHAGEEFHLIRVGALLARAGLDESALHCPPDLPVGDEARTAVLRAGGGPTRTQMNCSGKHSGMLLTCLAAGWPLDGYWRPEHPLQQALRDAVEEFTGERAAAVGVDGCGAPVLAVSLTGLAGAYLRLVSAEPGTVPRTVADAMRAHPDLVGGTRAEDSRLMRGVPGLLAKVGAEGVIAAAVPGVGAVALKIDDGAGRARMPVLVSALRRLGLDAPVLTEYAELPLFGGGLPVGAVRPLW; the protein is encoded by the coding sequence GTGGGAAAGACGTACGAGGGCGGCGCGCCGCTCGCCGAGGTGGTCCGGTCGGGGTTCGTGGAGGGCGTGCACCGGGGCTCGGTGGTGGTGCTCGACGCCTCGGGGCAGACGGTGACCGGTGCCGGGGACGTGAACTCCCCGGTCTTCCCGCGCTCGTCGAACAAGCCGATGCAGGCGGTCGGGATGCTCCGCGCCGGGCTGACGCTGGCCGATTCCGCCGACGTCGCGCTGGTCTCGGCCAGCCACGCCGGGGAGGAGTTCCACCTGATCCGGGTCGGCGCGCTGCTCGCCCGCGCAGGGCTGGACGAGTCGGCCCTGCACTGCCCGCCGGACCTGCCCGTCGGCGACGAGGCGCGGACGGCCGTGCTGCGGGCCGGCGGCGGCCCCACCCGTACGCAGATGAACTGCTCCGGCAAGCACAGCGGGATGCTGCTGACCTGCCTGGCCGCCGGCTGGCCGCTCGACGGCTACTGGCGCCCGGAGCACCCGTTGCAGCAGGCGCTGCGGGACGCGGTGGAGGAGTTCACCGGCGAGCGGGCCGCGGCGGTCGGGGTGGACGGCTGCGGCGCCCCGGTGCTCGCCGTCTCGCTGACCGGCCTGGCCGGCGCGTACCTCCGGCTCGTCTCGGCGGAGCCCGGCACCGTGCCGCGGACGGTGGCCGACGCGATGCGCGCGCACCCCGACCTGGTCGGCGGCACGCGGGCCGAGGACAGCCGGCTCATGCGCGGGGTTCCCGGGCTGCTCGCCAAGGTGGGCGCCGAGGGGGTCATCGCCGCCGCGGTGCCCGGCGTCGGGGCGGTCGCCCTCAAGATCGACGACGGTGCGGGCCGCGCCCGGATGCCGGTGCTGGTCTCCGCCCTGCGCCGGCTCGGGCTGGACGCCCCGGTGCTGACCGAGTACGCCGAACTGCCGCTCTTCGGCGGCGGGCTGCCGGTCGGCGCCGTCCGCCCCCTCTGGTAG
- a CDS encoding GNAT family N-acetyltransferase: protein MRTLASDRLLLRPWRDEDADFLLDLESRWEVVRFLGAQPTTMNNREEALASIARRRAIDDPIHGIWAITTATDGRLVGNLLLKPIPLSAGEPVGGPTDVEIGWHLHPDAWGRGYATEAAAAVLDDAFSRGLPRVVAVTDPDNRASQAVCRRLGMTHLGRTTRYYDTPNELFEKLAS from the coding sequence ATGCGCACCCTCGCGAGCGACCGCCTCCTGCTGCGCCCCTGGCGCGACGAGGACGCCGACTTCCTCCTGGATCTCGAGTCGCGTTGGGAGGTCGTGCGATTCCTGGGCGCGCAGCCCACGACCATGAACAACCGCGAGGAAGCCCTCGCCTCGATCGCGCGCCGACGCGCCATCGACGATCCGATTCACGGGATCTGGGCCATCACCACAGCGACGGACGGCCGGCTGGTGGGAAACCTCCTGCTCAAGCCGATTCCCCTGTCGGCCGGGGAACCGGTTGGCGGGCCGACCGATGTCGAGATCGGCTGGCACCTGCATCCGGACGCCTGGGGGCGCGGCTACGCCACCGAAGCAGCGGCGGCGGTCCTGGACGACGCGTTCAGCCGGGGCCTGCCGAGGGTCGTCGCGGTCACGGATCCGGACAACCGTGCCTCCCAGGCCGTCTGCCGGCGGCTCGGCATGACGCACCTGGGCCGGACGACGAGGTACTACGACACGCCGAACGAGCTCTTCGAGAAGCTGGCCAGCTGA
- a CDS encoding alpha/beta fold hydrolase — protein sequence MTKIEVNGALLAYDDTGSGTPVVLLHAGIADRRMWREQVGPLAARHRVIALDLRGYGDSELPPTPFAHHDDVAGLLDALDLPRAALVGCSFGGAVAIDTALAHPERVSALALLGTAASGHEWSEAANDLWESLVGEVDPEDFAASAAGEVRFWVVGPGREPADVDPALLAFAHEMDQRALAAELALSAVDVAELDPPAIGRLGELRMPVLVGAGAADVPDISRLADRIAAEAPNAVRLPDVPNAGHLLPLERPAPVNAALLDFLP from the coding sequence GTGACCAAGATCGAGGTGAACGGCGCCCTGCTCGCGTACGACGACACCGGCAGCGGCACGCCCGTCGTCCTGCTGCACGCCGGCATCGCCGACCGCCGGATGTGGCGGGAGCAGGTCGGCCCGCTGGCCGCGCGCCACCGGGTGATCGCCCTCGACCTGCGCGGGTACGGGGACTCCGAGCTGCCGCCGACCCCGTTCGCCCACCACGACGACGTGGCCGGGCTGCTCGACGCGCTCGACCTCCCCCGGGCCGCCCTGGTGGGCTGCTCGTTCGGCGGCGCCGTCGCGATCGACACCGCGCTGGCCCACCCGGAGCGGGTCAGCGCGCTCGCCCTCCTCGGCACCGCCGCCTCGGGCCACGAGTGGTCGGAGGCGGCGAACGACCTCTGGGAGAGCCTGGTGGGCGAGGTCGACCCGGAGGACTTCGCCGCGAGCGCCGCCGGCGAGGTGCGGTTCTGGGTGGTCGGCCCGGGCCGCGAGCCCGCCGACGTCGACCCGGCACTGCTCGCCTTCGCCCACGAGATGGACCAGCGGGCGCTCGCCGCCGAGCTGGCGCTCAGCGCGGTCGACGTCGCCGAACTCGACCCGCCCGCGATCGGCCGCCTCGGCGAGCTGCGGATGCCCGTCCTGGTCGGCGCCGGCGCGGCGGACGTGCCCGACATCAGCCGCCTCGCCGACCGGATCGCCGCCGAGGCGCCGAACGCCGTCCGCCTGCCCGACGTGCCGAACGCCGGTCACCTGCTGCCACTGGAGCGACCCGCCCCGGTCAACGCCGCCCTGCTCGACTTCCTGCCCTGA
- a CDS encoding helix-turn-helix domain-containing protein — translation MATGKDLPDVGGFIRDLRRNAKISLRQLAEQAGVSNPYLSQIERGLRKPSAEVLQQLASALRVSTPAMYLRAGLLDDKEGQGVLAAISVDPDLTMAQKQSLTQIYETFRRENARLAEATAAATGATPATGPETAPGAGTPDPVEAAPDLANLAATGPTTAEGTPTEAVLESVAVTEAGPAPAPTDTPEKKAARSAVRKAADAAEEEK, via the coding sequence ATGGCCACTGGTAAGGACCTTCCCGACGTCGGCGGGTTCATCCGCGATCTGCGCCGCAACGCGAAGATCTCGCTCCGGCAGCTCGCCGAGCAGGCGGGGGTCAGCAACCCGTACCTCAGCCAGATCGAGCGCGGCCTGCGCAAGCCGAGCGCGGAGGTGCTCCAGCAGCTCGCCAGCGCGCTGCGGGTCTCCACCCCGGCGATGTACCTGCGGGCCGGGCTGCTCGACGACAAGGAGGGCCAGGGCGTGCTCGCGGCCATCTCGGTCGACCCCGACCTGACGATGGCGCAGAAGCAGTCGCTGACCCAGATCTACGAGACGTTCCGCCGGGAGAACGCGCGGCTGGCCGAGGCGACCGCGGCGGCCACCGGCGCGACGCCCGCCACCGGACCCGAGACCGCCCCCGGCGCGGGCACGCCGGATCCCGTCGAGGCGGCGCCCGACCTGGCCAACCTCGCTGCCACGGGTCCCACCACGGCGGAGGGCACCCCGACCGAGGCCGTTCTGGAGTCGGTCGCCGTCACCGAGGCCGGCCCCGCCCCCGCTCCGACCGACACCCCCGAGAAGAAGGCCGCCCGCAGCGCGGTCCGGAAGGCCGCCGACGCGGCCGAAGAGGAGAAGTGA
- a CDS encoding DUF2516 family protein: MAYAAPLFAFDVRYVIELILLVFALIVQGIALVHAITQRSDAFAAIGTLPKGGWIAILAVCLVLTLLGFGPISLFGLVGIAAGLIYLLDVRVGLRDLSDGKGFW, encoded by the coding sequence ATGGCCTACGCCGCGCCGCTCTTCGCCTTCGATGTTCGCTACGTGATCGAGCTGATCCTGCTCGTCTTCGCGTTGATCGTGCAGGGCATCGCCCTGGTGCACGCCATCACCCAGCGCTCCGACGCCTTCGCCGCCATCGGCACTCTGCCCAAGGGCGGCTGGATCGCGATCCTCGCCGTCTGCCTGGTGTTGACTCTGCTCGGCTTCGGCCCGATCAGCCTCTTCGGACTCGTCGGCATCGCCGCCGGCCTGATCTACCTGCTCGACGTCCGGGTGGGGCTGCGCGACCTGAGCGACGGCAAAGGGTTCTGGTGA
- a CDS encoding alpha/beta fold hydrolase — MRGFRWPPPPDGGPRTWGPGPGGPRTGRPALPEPETELIATPHGVRLEQLLTGAGDPVTVFAHGLGNGIATTRPFGSGVTGRKLFFQFRGHGRSDAPPGPWSYLDLARDLRSIADLGGATRAFGASLGAGALCRLLAESPERFERLVLFLPAALDRPRGEVARARLTALFEAVESGDAAAVADVVQAELPPAVRNTPAGWAYLRQRLDQLLRDGLAPGLASLPEQAPLRDAGALAAVTAPALVIGCAGDDLHPVEVAEQLAAALPRATLHVYDRPGVLWTERADLRSRISAFLNE; from the coding sequence GTGAGAGGTTTCCGCTGGCCGCCGCCGCCGGACGGCGGGCCCCGCACCTGGGGACCCGGCCCGGGCGGCCCGCGCACCGGCAGGCCGGCCCTGCCGGAGCCGGAGACCGAGCTGATCGCCACGCCGCACGGCGTACGCCTGGAACAGCTCCTCACCGGAGCGGGTGACCCGGTCACGGTGTTCGCCCACGGCCTGGGCAACGGCATCGCCACCACCCGGCCGTTCGGCAGCGGGGTGACGGGCCGCAAGCTGTTCTTCCAGTTCCGGGGGCACGGCCGCTCCGACGCGCCGCCCGGTCCGTGGAGCTACCTGGACCTGGCCCGTGACCTGCGCTCCATCGCCGACCTCGGGGGTGCCACCCGGGCGTTCGGCGCCAGCCTCGGCGCGGGCGCCCTCTGCCGGCTGCTCGCCGAGAGCCCCGAACGCTTCGAGCGGCTGGTCCTCTTCCTGCCAGCGGCGCTGGACCGGCCGCGCGGCGAGGTCGCCCGGGCCCGGCTGACCGCCCTGTTCGAGGCCGTGGAGAGCGGCGACGCCGCGGCCGTGGCCGACGTGGTCCAGGCCGAGCTGCCGCCCGCCGTACGCAACACCCCGGCCGGCTGGGCCTACCTGCGTCAGCGCCTCGACCAGCTCCTGCGCGACGGGCTCGCCCCGGGGCTGGCGAGCCTGCCCGAGCAGGCGCCTCTGCGCGACGCCGGTGCGTTGGCCGCGGTCACCGCGCCGGCCCTCGTCATCGGCTGCGCCGGCGACGACCTGCACCCGGTCGAGGTCGCCGAGCAGCTCGCCGCCGCGCTGCCCCGGGCCACCCTGCACGTGTACGACCGGCCCGGCGTCCTCTGGACGGAACGCGCCGACCTGCGAAGCCGGATATCCGCCTTCCTCAACGAGTAA
- a CDS encoding alanyl-tRNA editing protein: protein MGVTHHGRTHRLDLADPTLREWECTVLHADPEQGVVLDRSAFYPGGGGQPPDHGVLLWQGVQTRIVGTRKGDDLWLIPAEGDPLPPAGTAVTGAVEDDRRTRLMRTHSGLHVLCGVVFRDFGALVTGGNMEPGEARMDFNLPEVPADFKSRIEELVNAEVAADRAVAVRVLPRAEALALPDIIRTQSNLIPPDEQEVRIVDIVGLDVQADGGTHVASTAQIGKVQVVKVESKGRANRRVRVRLAD from the coding sequence ATGGGCGTCACACACCACGGTCGTACGCACCGGCTGGACCTGGCCGATCCGACACTGCGGGAGTGGGAGTGCACGGTGCTGCACGCCGATCCCGAGCAGGGCGTCGTGCTGGACCGGTCGGCGTTCTATCCGGGCGGCGGCGGGCAGCCGCCGGACCACGGCGTACTGCTCTGGCAGGGGGTGCAGACGAGGATCGTCGGCACCCGTAAGGGCGACGACCTGTGGCTGATCCCGGCCGAGGGCGACCCGCTGCCGCCGGCCGGGACGGCGGTGACCGGGGCGGTCGAGGACGACCGGCGCACCCGGCTGATGCGGACCCACTCCGGGCTGCACGTGCTCTGCGGCGTGGTGTTCCGCGACTTCGGCGCGCTCGTCACCGGCGGCAACATGGAACCGGGCGAGGCCAGGATGGACTTCAACCTGCCCGAGGTGCCGGCCGACTTCAAGAGCCGCATCGAGGAGCTGGTCAACGCCGAGGTGGCCGCCGACCGGGCGGTGGCCGTGCGGGTGCTGCCCCGGGCGGAGGCGCTCGCGCTGCCCGACATCATCCGTACCCAGTCGAACCTCATCCCGCCCGACGAGCAGGAGGTGCGGATCGTCGACATCGTCGGACTGGACGTCCAGGCCGACGGCGGCACGCACGTCGCCTCCACCGCGCAGATCGGCAAGGTGCAGGTGGTCAAGGTGGAGAGCAAGGGACGGGCCAACCGCCGGGTCCGCGTACGCCTGGCGGACTGA
- a CDS encoding nucleotidyltransferase domain-containing protein — protein sequence MHLLLSGIVGSVAYGLAGPGSDVDRIGVFAAPTVAFHGLRPPRESVVTTDPDITLHEAAKWCRLALSGNPTATELAWLPQDCYETRTEFGDRLVAIRSAFLSAPRVRDAYLGYAGQQFRKLESRGDGTFSADTRRRTAKHARHLARLVHQGRLLYATGVLEIRLADPEWFRGFGERVAGGALDEARALVAEAERDFDRIRTPLPDRPDEATVERWLLDVRAAHLPPGRARRAAD from the coding sequence ATGCACCTGCTGCTCTCCGGGATCGTCGGCTCGGTCGCGTACGGGCTGGCCGGGCCGGGCTCCGACGTCGACCGGATCGGCGTCTTCGCCGCGCCCACCGTCGCCTTCCACGGGCTGCGCCCGCCCCGCGAGTCGGTGGTGACCACCGATCCCGACATCACCCTGCACGAGGCCGCGAAGTGGTGCCGCCTGGCGCTGAGCGGCAACCCGACCGCCACCGAACTGGCCTGGTTGCCGCAGGACTGCTACGAGACCCGGACGGAGTTCGGCGACCGGCTGGTCGCCATCCGCTCGGCGTTCCTCAGCGCGCCCCGCGTCCGCGACGCCTACCTGGGCTACGCCGGCCAGCAGTTCCGCAAGTTGGAGTCCCGGGGCGACGGCACGTTCTCGGCCGACACCCGGCGGCGCACCGCCAAGCACGCCCGGCACCTGGCGCGGCTGGTGCACCAGGGCCGGCTGCTCTACGCCACCGGCGTGCTGGAGATCCGGCTCGCCGACCCGGAGTGGTTCCGCGGCTTCGGCGAGCGGGTGGCGGGCGGCGCGTTGGACGAGGCCCGGGCCCTGGTCGCCGAGGCGGAGCGCGACTTCGACCGGATCCGCACCCCGCTGCCGGACCGCCCGGACGAGGCGACCGTGGAACGCTGGCTGCTCGACGTGCGCGCCGCCCACCTGCCGCCGGGGCGGGCCCGCCGCGCCGCCGACTGA
- a CDS encoding SDR family oxidoreductase → MTKPLTGKIALVAGATRGAGRQFAVQLGAAGATVYATGRSSRAGRSEMDRPETIEETAELVTAAGGTGIAVRVDHLVPEQVRDLVARIDAEQGRLDVLVNDIWGGDPLTTWEKPVWEQPLEAGFRSLRLAIDTHIVTAHFALPLMIRHPGGLVVEVGDGTKAYNDTHYRLSVFYDLAKTSVNRLAYVWGHELKPHGGTAVALTPGWIRSEAMLEHFGVTEETWRDGAAKDPHFLISETPAFVGRAVAALAADEDRARWNQASVSAGELAQVYGFTDVDGSRPDGFRYITEVVETGRPADVTGYR, encoded by the coding sequence ATGACGAAACCGCTGACAGGAAAGATCGCGCTCGTCGCCGGGGCGACACGGGGCGCCGGCCGGCAGTTCGCGGTCCAGCTCGGCGCCGCCGGCGCCACGGTCTACGCCACCGGCCGCAGCAGCAGGGCGGGCCGCTCCGAGATGGACCGCCCGGAGACCATCGAGGAGACCGCCGAGCTGGTCACCGCCGCCGGCGGCACCGGCATCGCGGTACGGGTCGACCACCTCGTCCCCGAGCAGGTCCGCGACCTCGTCGCCCGGATCGACGCCGAGCAGGGCCGCCTCGACGTGCTGGTCAACGACATCTGGGGCGGCGACCCCCTGACCACCTGGGAGAAGCCGGTCTGGGAACAGCCGCTGGAAGCCGGCTTCCGCAGCCTGCGCCTGGCGATCGACACGCACATCGTCACCGCCCACTTCGCGCTGCCGCTGATGATCCGCCACCCCGGCGGGCTGGTCGTCGAGGTCGGCGACGGCACGAAGGCGTACAACGACACCCACTACCGGCTGTCGGTCTTCTACGACCTGGCGAAGACGTCGGTCAACCGGCTCGCGTACGTCTGGGGGCACGAGCTGAAGCCGCACGGCGGCACCGCCGTGGCGCTGACACCGGGCTGGATCCGGTCCGAGGCGATGCTGGAGCACTTCGGGGTCACCGAGGAGACCTGGCGGGACGGCGCCGCCAAGGATCCGCACTTCCTCATCTCGGAGACCCCGGCGTTCGTCGGGCGCGCGGTCGCCGCGCTCGCCGCCGACGAGGACCGGGCCCGCTGGAACCAGGCATCCGTCTCGGCCGGCGAACTGGCCCAGGTGTACGGGTTCACCGACGTCGACGGCAGCCGGCCGGACGGGTTCCGCTACATCACCGAGGTGGTGGAGACGGGCAGACCGGCCGACGTGACCGGCTACCGCTGA